The Paracoccus sp. TOH sequence GCCCGGCGGCGCCATCGTGCTGGTCGGCATGCCGGTCGATCCGGTGCCGGTCGATATCGTCGGGCTGCAAGCCAAGGAACTGCGGGTCGAGAGCGTGTTCCGCTATGCCAATGTCTACGACCGCGCCATCGCACTGATCGCCTCGGGCACGGTGGACCTGAAGCCGCTGATCTCGGCCTCGATCCCCATCGAGGACAGCATCGCCGGCTTCGCGCCGCCCTGGCCCGCAAGACCGACGTGAAGCTGCAGATCGTCATGCGCGAATAGCTGCCGGCCGGTCTGGGGCGCGGCTTGGGCCTTTCCATGCCCGCCGCGTTTCCGCTCGGCGGATCGGCGCTGTCCTTGGCCGAAGCGATTGACAGGTTCCGGCGCGGCGGGCGTAGTGGAGTCTCATTCTTCTGGGGGTGCGACATGGCTCGGATAGAAGGAACCAACAATTCGGAAGCCCTGGTAGGGACATTCCTGTCCGACGACATTTCCGGCCTTGGCGGCAACGATACGCTGCACGGGGGCTTCGGCGACGACTGGCTTTACGGCGATGCCGGCAATGACGTGCTGTTCGGCGGCTATCAGGACGACCGGCTTTATGGCGGGGCCGGCGCCGACACGCTTTGGGGAGATACCGGGGACGACCATTTCGTCGGCGGCGCGGGCGGCGATCTGATGCGCGGCGGCGCGGGCAACGACATCTTCGACCAGACCAACCTGATCGACGCCCCCGGCGACCGTATCTTCGGCGGTGATGGCATCGACCTGTTGCGGCTGGATTTCGGCGCCGTCGCCGGCCCGGTTCGCTTCACCCTCCAGGATCCCACGGTCACCGTGACGCTGCGGTTCGGCTCGGCCCCCGCCTTTACCTTCCGCGAGATCGAGGCCTTCGATATCGCGGGCAGCGACTATGCCGACCGGCTGGCCGGGTGGATTCATGACGACACGCTGGGCGGCGGCCTGGGCAACGATACGCTGCTGGGCGGCCTGGGATCGGATGCGCTGTCCGGCGAGGAAGGCAACGACCAGATCCGCGGCGGCGGCGATGCCGATCGCCTCTATGGCGACGCCGGAAACGACTCCCTTTGGGGCGATGCCGGCGATGATGCGCTGCGGGGCGGCAGCGGCAACGACTGGATGGATGGCAGCGGTGGCAACGACGATCTGGAAGGCGGATCAGGCAGCGACCGCCTGATCGGCGGCGACGGCAATGACGAGTTGCGAAGCGATAGCTATCATTCGGATACCGGCCGCGAGCGCGATATCCTGATCGGCAATCTCGGCAATGACAGCCTGTCGATCGGGATCAATGACCATGCCGATGGCGGCTTGGGCTTCGACCGCATTCATGTCGATTTCACGCAGGTCACGGCGCAGATCGTCTGGTCCTTCTCTGCGGCTGCGAAGCAATTCGCCAACGGCACCCGCGTCGCGAATACCGAGATCCTGGATTACGAGGGCGGCAGCGCCCGCGATGTCATCACCGGCTGGAACCTTGCCGACCGCATCGAGGGCAATGGCGGCCATGACGTGCTGGCCGGCGCCGGCGGCAACGACACGCTGGATGGCGGGCGCGGCAACGACATGCTGCGCGGCGGCGTCGGCAATGACGTGCTTTATCACGAATCCGGCAATGACACCCTGTTGGGCGAGGCGGGGAACGACCAGTTCTTCATCGGCTTCGACGAGGACGTGAACCTGCCCTATCGGGCGGTGATCGACGGCGGACTGGGTTGGGACAAGGTCGTCTTCACCAGTTCCGAACTGGGCGCGGTGGTCGATCTTGAGAACCAGGCGCGCAATACCGGGCTGGCCTATGGCAAGACCCTGCGCAATGTCGAGGTGCTGGAGGGCACCTATATGGACGATCATTTCATGGGAGGCGCGGGCAACAACACCTTCATCGGGGGGCAGGGTGGCGACATCCTGAACGGTCGGGCCGGCAACGACACGCTGACAGGCGGCGCGGGTGCGGACATCCTGACGGGCGGCGTGGGCCGCGATGTGTTCGACTTCACGGACTTCTCCGGCCATGAATGGGAGGGAGACCTGATCACCGATTTTCGGCGCGGCCAGGACGTGATCCGCCTGGATCGTTCGGATTTCGGCGCCGGGCTGCGCTTGGTGAATGCCACGGATCCGGTGGTCGCTGGCCTGGCCCCGGCGCTGGTCTTCGAGACGGACGCTCGGCGGCTCTGGTATGATGCCGACGGCAGCGGAGGCGGCTCGAGCCCGATCCTGCTTGCGACGCTGAACGGCGTGGGCCAGTTGGCCATGTCGGATTTCGTTTTCGTCTAGAGTCCATGGCGACACGCTGATGATCGACAGCACTTTCATGAAGGCGCTGATCAGCCCCAGCTGAGTGGACGATACTTTCCGGGGCAAGTGGGGCGATATCCCAATGTACTGTGTGGTCGATTGGTGTTGTAGTATCCTCAGCAGCGCGGTTGATGCGCTCGGCCATCGCTTAGCGCATGCTCGGCGAACCCAAGGTGCAGTCGCGGCCAAGCAGCTGCTGGCGCTGGATGGTGTCGAGAGGGCCTGTACATGCCGTCCGTCGATTATTTCCACATCATGTTTGAGGGGCACGAGGTGGACCCGTTCAACGAGGGTGGATCAGCGCGCGGCCATATGGATCAGCAGGACGGCGACCCCGGGCCAGAAGAAGCAGGCCAGGAGATGGATCGCCGCACCAAGCCCGGTATGCGCCATGTCGAGCGCCTGGATGCCGATGGCACGAGGCAGGTTCTCGTCTATGCCGTCACTTACGGAGGGGCCGACTGGATCAAGCGGAGTCGATCCCGGGGATAGTGCTGATGCCCGCCATACGGCGGATCCGGTCGCCGGGGGTGTTTCGGGTGCGATCTCGGGGGGTAGTATTTCCCACCCGTAATGCTCATGCGGCCAGGGATCCTGCCGGCTGCCAGCCACCTTGATGCAAAGGCAAGTATTTCTGGAATCGCGCCCCCGCAACCAACGATCCCGGCGATAGCAGGTTGTCCAAAGCCTCGGCCTCCGCAAGGAAGTCGGGATTTTTCTTGCCCGCCGCAAAGCGCAGGATCGCGCCGAGGTCGCCGCGCAGCACAATCGCCAACTCGCCATTATCCGGCATGAGCGTGATCTGATCGACCAGCGAGCGGAAGGTTTCAGCCGCGCGGGCGCGGCCGTCTACGTCTTGCAGATTCTCATAGAGCTGCCCGATCCGCTGCGCATAGAGTGCCGCCATGTTCGGATGCAGCAGCGGAGGGGGCTCATCGGCATTGGCCAGCTTCTCAGCCAGTTCAGCCTTCCGGGCTTCCAGCTTCTCGGCCTTGTCCTTCAGCTTTGCTGGAGGGAAGCCTTCGAGGATAGCGTCCACGATTTTGTCGAGTTCCCGGTCTGTGCGTTCCAGTTCCCGTTTCCAACCCTCCAGATCGGCGCCGCGCTCGATGCGCAGCCGATTCACCTCCCTGGTGAACTCGGTACAGAACTCCTTGAACAGCGCGGGATCCATCAGGTGCTTGCGTAGCCCGTTGAGGATCGAGGCTTCCAGCGCGTCGCGCCGGATGTTGAGCCGGTTGTTGCAGGTGCCCTTGTTGCGCGCCGTCGCGCAGCCGAGCAGATCCTTCGAGATCATCGTATAGCCGCCACCGCAGCAGCCGCATTTGACGAGGCCGGCGAAGAGGTGCTTCGGGCGACGCCGGTCATTCAGGGGGTTTGGGCTGGTTTCGACCACATCGTAGGCAAGGCGGCTCTGCCTCGCCTTGACCGCATCCCAGATGTTTTGGTCTATGAGCCGCAGATCGGGCACCTCATGGACGACCCAATCGCTTTCCGGGTTCAGGCGGGATACGCGCCGACCAGTATCGGGATCCTTGATATAACGCAGGCGGTTCCAGACAAGCTTGCCGATGTAAAGCTCGTTGTTCAGGATGCCGCTGCCGCGCTTCGGGTTGCCGTGGATCGTCGATGGCCCCCATTCACTGCCCTGCGGCCCTGCCACGCCTTCGTGGTTCAGCGACATGGCGATCGTGCGCGACGACTTTCCGTCAAGATAATCGGCGAAGATGCGTCGCACGATCCCGGCCTCGGTCTCGTTGATGGTCCTATCGCCCCGGATGGCTTCCCCACGATCATCGAACTTCTTCACCACGTCATAACCGTAGCAGAGACCGCCGCCGGATTTGCCATCCTCGACGCGGCCGCGCAGCCCACGACGGGTCTTGTCGGCCAGATCCTTCAGGAACAGCGCGTTCATCGTGCCCTTCAACCCGACATGCAGATGGGTGATCTCGCCCTCGGACAGGGTGAACATCTTCACATCGGCATAGGTCATGCGCTTGAAGATGCCGGCGATATCCTCCTGGTCGCGCGATAGCCGGTCCATGGCCTCGGCCATGATCATGTCGAAACGGCCGCGCAGGGAATCGGAGATCAGGGCCTGGACGCCCGGTCGCAGGATCATGCTGGCGCCGGAGATGGCGTGATCGGTGTATTCCTCGACGACGGTCCAGCCTTCCTTTTCGGCGCGCAGGCGGCATATACGCAGCTGATCGGCGATCGAGGCGTCGCGCTGGTTGTCGGAGGAGTAGCGGGCGTAGAGCGCGACCTTCATGCGGACACCTCAGTCGGGGAGGCGGTCGCCCGCCAATCGGGCCGTTTCCTGTTGAATGAGGTCGCGCGCTGCCTGTCGGGCGAGTTGCCGGACGAGATCGGCGAGACGGGGGTCGGGTTTACGGGTGCCAGCAACGCGCGCAACAGCTTCATCCGTGGTATCCGTGACCAGTCGAAGCTTCGATGCTGTGGTTTGTCGTTGCCGTGCCATTCCTGCGCCAATCCCTGACGGTCCTGCACAAAGACTACGCGGCATTTCCAATGCGTTACAGGGAAGCGCCCGGCGGTGTTTGGCGAGGAATGGAGGGCTGGGTCGGGCATTGGCGAATTCCTGAGCAGCATGGCGTCGCAAAAATACTGGCGCGACGACGTGCGAATTTGCGGCTCGTCAAGAGATTTGAACATCTGCTCGCACAGCGTGACGTTCCAGCCATGTCCTTAGGTCAGTCTAACGCAGAGGCGCCGCGCATGGCAATGCGGGAAAATGGGCCGCGCCGATGGTGGCCGCTGGTCTCGACGGTGCCCCCCTCAGCCCACTCCGTTCCTCACAGGTCCGGCAGGCCGAGGCTGAGTTGCCGGGCAGCATCATCGTCCTTGTCCGCTTCCAGCGAGGAGAGCGTCACGCCGAGAAGCCGCACACCTTTTTCGACCGGGAACAGCGGTTCCAGTAGCGCGTTCGCAATCGCCGAGAGTTCCCCGGCTCCGCGCATGCCGCGCTCGACCGTTCGGCTGCGCGTGATTTGCTGGAAGTCGGCGTATTTGACCTTGATCGTAACCGTACGTCCGGTCAGCGCCTTGGCTTCGCAGCTCCGCCAGACCTTGGACGCCAGTGCGTCGATCTCTCGTCTTGCGGGTTCCACGTCGAAAATATCCTCGGAGAAGGTGTCCTCCGTGCCGATCGACTTCCGTTCCCGATGCGGTTCCACCGGGCGATGGTCGATCCCGCGCGAAATGCGGTAGTACCAGTCGCCCGACTTCCCGAAATGCGCGTGCAGGAACTCAGGTGATTTGTCGCGCAGGTCAGCTCCGGTCAGGATGCCCAGCCGCTCCATCTTCGCCGCCGTAGCGGGTCCGACGCCGTGAAACTTCTTCACCGGCAGCGCGGCCACGAACTCGGGCCCCCGCGACGGGGTAATGACTGCCTGCCCGTTGGGCTTGTTCAGATCGCTCGCCATCTTGGCGAGGAACTTGCAATAGCTGATCCCGGCCGAAGCATTGAGCCCGGTGACCTCCTTGATCCGGCGACGAATGATCTCCGCCGCCTCCGTCGCGATGGCGATGCCGTGCTTGTTCTCGGTCACGTCGAGATAGGCCTCGTCAAGCGAAAGGGGCTCGATCAGATCGGTATGCTCGGCAAAGACCTCCCGGATCTGTGCCGACACCGCCCGATAGACCTCGAAGCGCGGTTTCACGAAGATCATTTCGGGACAGCGGCGCTTCGCCGTGACCGAGGGCATGGCCGACCGGACGCCGTAGACTCGGGCCTCATAGCTGGCGGCGGCCACCACGCCGCGCGCGGCGGATCCGCCGACCGCGACCGGCTTGCCCCGCAATTCGGGATTGTCGCGCTGCTCGACTGAGGCATAGAACGCATCCATATCGACATGGATGATCTTGCGGATCTTTCCGCGCGGCTCGCCTGCCTCCCTGATCTGCTCTCCCGATCCCGACATGCTTCGTCGTCAACCTGTCGGAGCTGCCGGTTTTTCGATGACTTCAAGCAGGTCGGCGGGCAAAGGTCGTTGCAGGGCCTTCGCCTCGCGCCAGTCGGCCGTCAGCCAGACCTCCACCTCGTCGGATCTGGTCAGGATCACAGGCATGGCTTTTGGATGGATCGGCTTCACCACCTCGTTGGCACCGGTGGTGAGGAAGGCGAAGAGCTCATGTTTGCCCGGTCTGGGCGTACGGTTCGAGCCGCGCGTCCCCTCCCATCGGGTCCAGATCCCGGCGAAGAAGAACAGCGGTTGCGTTTGGCGGAGCGCAAACCAGTAGAGCGGCTTGCGCTTTGTTACCGGATCAGGCGCCTGCCCGTATTCCGAGAAGGCCGTCGCCGGGACCACGCAACGGTGCTCAACCCCGAGCCACTGCTGCCAGTGCCGTATCCAGGTCTTGCGAACATTGGTCACGCCGGTGTCGGGCGCGTCCGGGGTCTTCAGATGCTCGACCGGCGTTGGCATTCCCCATGTAAGGCGAGCAAGCTCCAACCCGCCATCGGTTTTGCGCACGACCGGCGCGGGCCGGTCGGGATAGACGTCGAGGATCGGTTCCAGATTGCCGATACTGTCGTGGGTGAGCGCCACGAAATCCCGGATCGCCTGCTGGTTGGTGGTCAGATTGTAGAGATTGCACAAACCCGCTTCTCCGATTTTGCGGCCATCATACGCCAGAAGTTCCGGCAAGGCTTCCGATCACATCTTACGAGACTCAGATTGACTCCCGCCGCGCACTAGAACAAACAAAGAACATAACGACAGGATTTGCCCTTGAGAAGACCCGGAGCCTGCCTTCCAGATGCACGAGCGCGCCATCAGTC is a genomic window containing:
- a CDS encoding calcium-binding protein, with protein sequence MARIEGTNNSEALVGTFLSDDISGLGGNDTLHGGFGDDWLYGDAGNDVLFGGYQDDRLYGGAGADTLWGDTGDDHFVGGAGGDLMRGGAGNDIFDQTNLIDAPGDRIFGGDGIDLLRLDFGAVAGPVRFTLQDPTVTVTLRFGSAPAFTFREIEAFDIAGSDYADRLAGWIHDDTLGGGLGNDTLLGGLGSDALSGEEGNDQIRGGGDADRLYGDAGNDSLWGDAGDDALRGGSGNDWMDGSGGNDDLEGGSGSDRLIGGDGNDELRSDSYHSDTGRERDILIGNLGNDSLSIGINDHADGGLGFDRIHVDFTQVTAQIVWSFSAAAKQFANGTRVANTEILDYEGGSARDVITGWNLADRIEGNGGHDVLAGAGGNDTLDGGRGNDMLRGGVGNDVLYHESGNDTLLGEAGNDQFFIGFDEDVNLPYRAVIDGGLGWDKVVFTSSELGAVVDLENQARNTGLAYGKTLRNVEVLEGTYMDDHFMGGAGNNTFIGGQGGDILNGRAGNDTLTGGAGADILTGGVGRDVFDFTDFSGHEWEGDLITDFRRGQDVIRLDRSDFGAGLRLVNATDPVVAGLAPALVFETDARRLWYDADGSGGGSSPILLATLNGVGQLAMSDFVFV
- a CDS encoding recombinase family protein, with protein sequence MKVALYARYSSDNQRDASIADQLRICRLRAEKEGWTVVEEYTDHAISGASMILRPGVQALISDSLRGRFDMIMAEAMDRLSRDQEDIAGIFKRMTYADVKMFTLSEGEITHLHVGLKGTMNALFLKDLADKTRRGLRGRVEDGKSGGGLCYGYDVVKKFDDRGEAIRGDRTINETEAGIVRRIFADYLDGKSSRTIAMSLNHEGVAGPQGSEWGPSTIHGNPKRGSGILNNELYIGKLVWNRLRYIKDPDTGRRVSRLNPESDWVVHEVPDLRLIDQNIWDAVKARQSRLAYDVVETSPNPLNDRRRPKHLFAGLVKCGCCGGGYTMISKDLLGCATARNKGTCNNRLNIRRDALEASILNGLRKHLMDPALFKEFCTEFTREVNRLRIERGADLEGWKRELERTDRELDKIVDAILEGFPPAKLKDKAEKLEARKAELAEKLANADEPPPLLHPNMAALYAQRIGQLYENLQDVDGRARAAETFRSLVDQITLMPDNGELAIVLRGDLGAILRFAAGKKNPDFLAEAEALDNLLSPGSLVAGARFQKYLPLHQGGWQPAGSLAA
- the dinB gene encoding DNA polymerase IV is translated as MSGSGEQIREAGEPRGKIRKIIHVDMDAFYASVEQRDNPELRGKPVAVGGSAARGVVAAASYEARVYGVRSAMPSVTAKRRCPEMIFVKPRFEVYRAVSAQIREVFAEHTDLIEPLSLDEAYLDVTENKHGIAIATEAAEIIRRRIKEVTGLNASAGISYCKFLAKMASDLNKPNGQAVITPSRGPEFVAALPVKKFHGVGPATAAKMERLGILTGADLRDKSPEFLHAHFGKSGDWYYRISRGIDHRPVEPHRERKSIGTEDTFSEDIFDVEPARREIDALASKVWRSCEAKALTGRTVTIKVKYADFQQITRSRTVERGMRGAGELSAIANALLEPLFPVEKGVRLLGVTLSSLEADKDDDAARQLSLGLPDL
- a CDS encoding SOS response-associated peptidase; its protein translation is MPELLAYDGRKIGEAGLCNLYNLTTNQQAIRDFVALTHDSIGNLEPILDVYPDRPAPVVRKTDGGLELARLTWGMPTPVEHLKTPDAPDTGVTNVRKTWIRHWQQWLGVEHRCVVPATAFSEYGQAPDPVTKRKPLYWFALRQTQPLFFFAGIWTRWEGTRGSNRTPRPGKHELFAFLTTGANEVVKPIHPKAMPVILTRSDEVEVWLTADWREAKALQRPLPADLLEVIEKPAAPTG